Proteins from a genomic interval of Pirellulales bacterium:
- a CDS encoding polysaccharide biosynthesis/export family protein, producing MDDRTLQSAQQRAARHGWGRRGGFLLLAAAGCAALSYGLFAPRVPSAIAQAPASAEPESTTAEDVAFTRTDWQLVPVQYLSPAQPHCITGIDCAEGGNCGEFGWKATSIVPFQVYAQGEYVGHDRIPHVPEYRLRVDDRLEFVYRVTRNESPEPYRLNVGDIVDVESFTDEGLNRELVIQPDGTITLRLLGQVKAARLTVTQLTEELNKLYMKYYKEPAITVTPLKVNTKLEDLRAAVDARAGQGGQNIRVRVTPEGTIQLPVLGSVPVHGLTLDEARRELNERYAQEIDGMEITPVLQERAPRYCYVLGEVKEPGRFTLEAPTTVMQAIALAKGWNVGANLRQVVIFRRGDDWRLMATMLDLRGALYGKKPCPADEIWLNDTDLVVVPKSPVLVFDDMINLVFTRGVYGVVPFSTSVSYTNVGTVF from the coding sequence ATGGATGACAGAACCTTGCAATCAGCACAACAAAGGGCGGCACGCCACGGATGGGGGCGGCGCGGCGGATTCCTGCTGCTGGCAGCCGCAGGCTGTGCCGCTTTGAGTTATGGCTTGTTCGCGCCGCGTGTCCCGAGCGCCATCGCCCAGGCACCTGCTTCGGCGGAGCCAGAGTCGACCACGGCGGAAGACGTTGCCTTCACTCGCACCGACTGGCAACTCGTCCCGGTGCAATACCTTTCTCCCGCGCAGCCGCATTGCATCACCGGTATCGATTGTGCCGAGGGGGGCAACTGCGGCGAGTTCGGCTGGAAGGCGACGAGCATCGTGCCGTTCCAGGTCTATGCCCAAGGTGAATATGTCGGCCACGATCGTATTCCGCACGTGCCCGAGTATCGCCTGCGCGTCGACGACCGATTGGAATTCGTCTATCGCGTCACGCGCAATGAGAGCCCCGAACCGTACCGGCTCAACGTGGGGGATATCGTCGACGTTGAATCGTTCACCGACGAAGGACTGAATCGGGAGCTGGTCATTCAGCCCGACGGCACGATCACCCTGCGTTTGCTGGGCCAGGTCAAAGCGGCCCGGCTGACCGTGACGCAGCTCACCGAAGAGCTGAACAAGCTCTACATGAAATACTACAAGGAGCCGGCGATCACGGTCACGCCGCTCAAGGTCAATACGAAGCTCGAAGACCTTCGCGCCGCGGTCGATGCGCGGGCAGGGCAGGGTGGTCAGAATATTCGCGTCCGAGTGACCCCGGAAGGCACGATCCAGCTTCCCGTGCTGGGCTCGGTGCCGGTGCATGGGTTGACGCTCGACGAGGCGCGCCGCGAGTTGAACGAGCGTTACGCGCAGGAGATCGACGGCATGGAGATCACGCCCGTGCTGCAGGAGCGTGCCCCCCGCTACTGCTACGTGCTGGGCGAAGTGAAGGAGCCGGGTCGCTTCACGCTCGAAGCGCCCACCACGGTCATGCAGGCGATTGCCCTGGCGAAGGGCTGGAACGTGGGCGCCAATCTGCGGCAAGTGGTGATCTTCCGCCGCGGCGACGACTGGCGGTTGATGGCCACGATGCTCGATCTGCGCGGGGCGCTCTACGGCAAGAAGCCCTGCCCGGCGGACGAGATCTGGCTCAACGATACCGATCTGGTCGTCGTGCCGAAGAGCCCGGTCCTGGTCTTCGACGACATGATCAACCTCGTCTTCACGCGAGGCGTCTACGGAGTCGTGCCCTTCTCGACCTCGGTCAGCTATACGAACGTCGGCACGGTGTTCTAA
- a CDS encoding DUF11 domain-containing protein, producing the protein MKRIVLRVSALTAVVVLGVLAIAQAQRSLQAPADPQEIADADASADAAELGDEALEPIQALDASSLESNVARPASRSTARYAEPVEDDEIPAAHDALGIVPPRRVVQVGYQEVPDAAGVSDPFGPAPTAVIPAQAEVPLSDEEYADETQPPAELPGEPFATSATAPPADPYAAESQPEDPYAEPRPNSLREPQPAAARTSQPRYADVQPRYAEPAVAGPADADVPVAESAAVAPPVEGSPIDPATPRAAPSATTRPRGFDAFDDLQPAAALPAEASSQSGSRLTGFERDQQLPPVTGSSGAQGSGRPGPQEREGSQAPALSIEKIAPAEVQVGRATTFKVVVRNVGDVPVHGVELHDEVPQGAELVSTTPPAQVGAAGELVWGLGAMRPGDETSVEMQIIPRAEGEIGSLATLRFHADASVRTVATRPELVLEVKSAPDVLVGEDAVVTIRVANEGTGAATGVVVEQALPQQFAHPSGAQIEYEVGDLAPGESREVQLMLTAARPGPTANRMLARADGDLRIEDDWQIEVVAPALQVALDGAKRRFLEREATYSVILSNPGTAPAKNIELMTYLPAGFKFVSADNYGEFDPQSRAVHWSLEELPANESGSVSFTAVPIEAGDHKLLIQSRGDRGLAAEREENIQVEGIPAVLFEVVDVADPIEVGGETTYEIRVVNQGTSKATNVQVRAILPEEMKAVGAEGPTRHLFDGQTVTFDSLSRLAPKADTTYRIRTQSLRPGDLRIKVQLLTDDLQSPVTKEESTRVFAVE; encoded by the coding sequence ATGAAACGGATCGTGCTACGGGTATCCGCGTTGACGGCGGTGGTCGTCTTGGGAGTCTTGGCGATTGCGCAGGCTCAACGCAGTCTGCAAGCGCCTGCCGATCCGCAAGAGATTGCCGACGCCGATGCCTCGGCCGACGCCGCCGAATTGGGCGACGAGGCCCTCGAACCGATCCAAGCCCTGGACGCTTCGTCGCTCGAGAGCAACGTGGCGCGTCCGGCTTCGCGTTCGACGGCACGCTACGCAGAACCAGTCGAGGACGATGAAATTCCCGCCGCGCACGATGCTCTGGGCATCGTCCCGCCGAGACGCGTGGTGCAGGTCGGCTACCAGGAAGTTCCCGATGCCGCGGGCGTTTCCGATCCCTTTGGCCCAGCGCCGACCGCCGTGATTCCGGCGCAAGCCGAAGTGCCTCTGAGCGACGAGGAGTATGCGGACGAAACGCAGCCCCCCGCGGAGTTGCCCGGCGAGCCGTTCGCCACGTCTGCCACGGCACCTCCGGCCGATCCCTACGCGGCCGAGTCGCAGCCCGAAGATCCCTACGCCGAACCAAGACCGAACAGCTTGCGCGAGCCACAGCCGGCTGCCGCGCGGACGTCACAGCCTCGCTATGCCGATGTTCAACCCCGCTACGCGGAGCCAGCGGTTGCCGGGCCGGCCGACGCCGATGTTCCCGTCGCGGAATCGGCGGCCGTTGCGCCGCCGGTCGAGGGGTCTCCCATCGATCCCGCCACACCGCGCGCGGCTCCTTCTGCCACCACTCGGCCGCGCGGCTTCGATGCCTTTGATGATCTGCAACCCGCGGCGGCCCTGCCGGCGGAGGCCTCGTCGCAATCTGGCTCGCGCCTCACGGGGTTCGAACGCGATCAGCAACTTCCCCCCGTCACCGGCAGTAGCGGCGCGCAGGGCTCGGGGCGTCCCGGTCCCCAGGAACGCGAAGGGAGCCAGGCCCCGGCGCTATCGATCGAAAAGATCGCTCCGGCCGAGGTTCAAGTCGGGCGTGCGACGACGTTCAAAGTCGTGGTGCGCAACGTGGGCGACGTGCCCGTGCATGGTGTCGAGCTACACGACGAAGTTCCGCAAGGCGCGGAACTGGTGAGTACGACTCCGCCGGCTCAGGTCGGCGCCGCCGGCGAGTTGGTGTGGGGACTCGGCGCGATGCGCCCGGGTGACGAAACGTCGGTCGAGATGCAGATCATTCCTCGCGCCGAGGGAGAGATCGGCTCGCTGGCGACCCTCCGCTTCCATGCTGATGCGTCGGTGCGCACCGTGGCCACGCGGCCCGAGTTGGTGCTCGAGGTGAAGTCCGCCCCCGACGTACTCGTGGGAGAGGATGCCGTCGTGACGATTCGCGTGGCCAACGAGGGGACGGGCGCGGCGACCGGGGTCGTCGTCGAGCAGGCCTTGCCGCAGCAATTCGCACATCCCTCGGGCGCCCAGATCGAGTACGAAGTGGGCGATCTCGCGCCCGGCGAATCGCGCGAGGTGCAATTGATGCTGACCGCCGCGCGCCCCGGACCGACGGCCAACCGTATGCTGGCCCGCGCCGACGGCGATTTGCGCATCGAGGACGATTGGCAGATCGAAGTAGTGGCCCCGGCGCTGCAGGTGGCGCTCGACGGAGCGAAGCGCCGTTTCCTCGAACGCGAAGCGACTTACAGCGTAATCCTCTCGAATCCCGGCACGGCGCCGGCGAAGAACATCGAGCTGATGACTTATTTGCCGGCAGGCTTCAAGTTCGTCTCGGCCGACAACTATGGTGAGTTCGATCCGCAATCGCGCGCCGTACACTGGTCGCTCGAAGAACTGCCGGCCAACGAGTCGGGCAGCGTTTCGTTCACCGCGGTACCGATCGAGGCCGGCGATCACAAGCTGCTGATTCAGAGCCGAGGCGACCGGGGGCTCGCCGCCGAGCGCGAAGAGAACATTCAGGTCGAAGGCATCCCGGCCGTCTTGTTCGAGGTCGTCGACGTGGCCGATCCGATCGAAGTCGGCGGCGAAACGACGTACGAGATCCGCGTCGTCAATCAGGGCACGAGCAAAGCGACCAACGTCCAGGTGCGCGCGATCCTGCCCGAGGAGATGAAGGCCGTCGGGGCCGAAGGACCGACGCGTCACCTGTTCGACGGTCAGACGGTCACCTTCGACAGCCTCTCGCGACTCGCTCCCAAGGCCGATACGACGTATCGCATTCGGACGCAGAGCCTGCGGCCGGGCGACCTGCGCATCAAGGTACAACTGCTGACCGACGATTTGCAATCGCCGGTCACCAAGGAAGAAAGCACGCGCGTCTTCGCCGTCGAGTAA
- a CDS encoding nucleotide pyrophosphohydrolase, which translates to MNDDDTRVAELRALVREFVDQRNWRQFHTPKNISMALAIEAAELMEHFQWLEPAESRAVAAQPEKLSAVAEELADVLCYALALANELGIDVARAMSEKMVKNRRKYPVEEFRGRYGPEDVREPN; encoded by the coding sequence ATGAACGACGACGACACGCGCGTGGCCGAACTGCGTGCCCTGGTGCGCGAGTTCGTCGACCAGCGCAACTGGCGACAGTTCCACACGCCGAAGAATATCTCGATGGCGCTGGCCATCGAGGCGGCGGAGCTCATGGAACACTTTCAATGGCTCGAACCGGCCGAGTCGCGCGCCGTGGCCGCCCAGCCGGAGAAACTCTCGGCCGTGGCCGAGGAACTGGCCGACGTCCTTTGTTACGCTCTGGCCCTGGCCAACGAGTTGGGCATCGACGTAGCCCGCGCCATGTCGGAGAAGATGGTGAAGAATCGCCGCAAGTATCCCGTCGAAGAGTTCCGCGGCCGCTACGGCCCCGAGGACGTACGGGAGCCGAACTAG
- a CDS encoding response regulator, which translates to MAITPTRKNKAKATPPPAPSGTLPARMRVLYISGAQRTGSWLAEAFASDSASEVLLEEAAGATAGVTRLREEAFDAVLISHEPGQLDALELIEGLRGGGADEPVIVLGAQSEQEMAALCFEVGADAYVCVNTTMTRTLIWLVARATERHRLVQENHRLKQAELQRLRQEHNEAERLLADQRALVDELEHLAAETQTPRRPNNTRSGDAAPILPTSLIVHYRELLRASIIMGSGSLAAEMTSLADLLASAGLTAPQCLELHVLALEEVLAGLGSRSSRHVMNRADLLVLEVMVHLAEGYRARYEQLDVPAEQRWLPGFAA; encoded by the coding sequence ATGGCCATCACCCCGACACGCAAGAACAAGGCCAAAGCGACGCCACCGCCTGCTCCGTCGGGCACCCTGCCCGCTCGGATGCGCGTCCTCTATATCAGCGGTGCGCAGCGCACCGGCTCCTGGTTGGCCGAGGCCTTCGCCTCGGACAGCGCCTCGGAAGTGCTCCTCGAGGAGGCCGCCGGCGCGACTGCGGGCGTGACGCGCCTGCGCGAAGAGGCGTTCGACGCCGTGCTCATCAGCCACGAACCGGGGCAGCTCGATGCCTTGGAACTGATCGAGGGGTTGCGCGGCGGCGGCGCCGATGAGCCCGTGATCGTGCTCGGCGCGCAGAGCGAGCAGGAAATGGCGGCCCTCTGCTTCGAGGTCGGCGCGGACGCTTATGTGTGCGTCAACACGACCATGACCCGCACGTTGATCTGGCTCGTGGCGCGGGCGACCGAGCGGCATCGGCTCGTGCAAGAGAATCACCGGCTCAAGCAGGCCGAGCTGCAGCGTCTGCGACAAGAGCACAACGAGGCGGAACGCCTGTTGGCCGACCAGCGGGCACTCGTCGACGAGCTCGAGCATCTGGCCGCCGAAACCCAGACGCCGCGACGACCGAACAACACACGCTCGGGCGATGCCGCACCGATCTTGCCGACGAGTCTGATCGTCCACTACCGCGAGCTGTTGCGCGCCTCGATCATCATGGGCTCGGGCAGTCTGGCTGCCGAAATGACGTCGCTGGCAGATCTGCTCGCCTCGGCGGGTCTTACGGCTCCGCAATGCCTCGAACTGCACGTGCTGGCGCTCGAAGAGGTCTTGGCGGGGCTCGGCAGCCGCAGCTCGCGCCACGTGATGAATCGTGCCGATCTCCTGGTGCTCGAGGTCATGGTGCATCTTGCCGAGGGCTATCGCGCCCGGTATGAACAGCTAGACGTACCGGCCGAACAACGCTGGTTGCCAGGTTTCGCTGCTTAG
- the larC gene encoding nickel pincer cofactor biosynthesis protein LarC has protein sequence MSRIAYLDCLSGISGDMTLGALVDAGVELAAIADGIDSLGLPSCRLVANEVKRHGFRATHITVEHEPEHAHRHLHHITDMIDRSRLSARQQDLAKRIFTRLGEAEAKVHGTTIRKVHFHEVGAVDSIADIVGAAIGWDLLGVDRIVCSPVPTGRGTIEIAHGRCSVPAPATAELLSGIPLAACDIECELTTPTGAAIVATLVDEFGPLPAMKIERIGYGAGTKDLKEQGNLLRLFVGESVTAPAADEIWILETNLDDVPGEVIGHTVGALFEKGALDVYTSAIQMKKNRPGVKLTILCQQAQIAKLESIVFRETCTLGIRRWLASRHKLDRRPHQVETPWGMVAGKLASLPGESPRFTPEYEACRRIAEERGIALAEVDQAARRAFNPESV, from the coding sequence ATGTCTCGAATTGCGTATCTCGATTGCCTCAGCGGTATCAGCGGCGACATGACCCTGGGAGCTTTGGTTGACGCTGGGGTCGAACTGGCCGCGATCGCCGACGGCATCGATTCGCTGGGGCTGCCCAGTTGCCGGCTGGTGGCCAACGAAGTCAAACGCCACGGCTTTCGAGCCACGCACATCACCGTCGAGCACGAGCCGGAACACGCGCACCGCCACTTGCACCACATCACCGACATGATCGATCGCAGCCGGCTCTCGGCGCGACAGCAAGATCTGGCCAAACGCATCTTTACCCGGTTGGGGGAGGCTGAGGCAAAAGTCCACGGCACGACGATTCGTAAAGTTCACTTTCACGAAGTGGGCGCCGTCGATTCGATCGCCGATATCGTGGGGGCCGCGATCGGTTGGGATCTCCTCGGTGTGGATCGCATCGTCTGTTCGCCCGTGCCGACGGGGCGTGGCACGATCGAGATTGCACACGGTCGTTGCAGTGTGCCGGCCCCCGCGACGGCGGAACTGCTCAGCGGCATTCCCCTGGCGGCCTGCGATATCGAGTGCGAGCTGACCACACCGACGGGAGCGGCCATCGTGGCCACGCTCGTCGACGAGTTTGGCCCACTGCCGGCCATGAAGATCGAGCGGATCGGCTATGGCGCCGGAACGAAGGATCTCAAGGAACAGGGCAACCTGTTGCGGCTCTTCGTCGGCGAGAGCGTTACAGCCCCCGCCGCCGACGAAATCTGGATCCTGGAGACGAATCTCGACGACGTGCCGGGTGAGGTGATCGGACACACGGTCGGCGCGCTGTTCGAGAAGGGCGCGCTCGACGTCTATACCTCGGCCATTCAGATGAAGAAGAATCGGCCCGGCGTCAAGCTGACGATCCTCTGCCAGCAGGCACAGATCGCGAAGCTCGAGTCGATCGTCTTTCGCGAAACCTGCACGCTCGGCATTCGCCGCTGGCTCGCCAGCCGTCATAAGCTGGACCGTCGACCGCACCAGGTCGAGACCCCCTGGGGCATGGTCGCAGGGAAGTTGGCCAGCCTGCCCGGCGAATCGCCTCGCTTCACGCCCGAGTACGAGGCCTGCCGCCGTATCGCGGAAGAACGCGGCATCGCCCTGGCCGAGGTCGATCAAGCGGCGCGGCGGGCCTTCAACCCGGAGAGCGTGTAA
- a CDS encoding metallophosphoesterase family protein: MAHVAWLTDIHLDLLKPIERNGFYYDAVESDPEAVLLGGDISESRSLLERLTEMNRVWACPIYFVLGNHDYFYGSIREVRAEVDALVAKHPQLVYLTHSEAIELNPRTALIGHDGWADGRLGDFVRSLVSMLDYSLIAEFAGLNKERRWKLMQALADDAADETRPKLEAALHRYEHIYLLTHIPPFREACWHEGRISGDEWLPHFTSKAMGEMLRIVMQEHRDRRLTVLCGHTHGAGEAQILDNLRVVTGGATYGFPSVQQLIEI, translated from the coding sequence ATGGCGCATGTTGCCTGGTTGACTGATATCCACCTCGACCTGCTCAAGCCGATCGAGCGGAATGGCTTCTACTACGATGCCGTCGAGAGTGATCCCGAAGCGGTACTCCTCGGGGGGGACATCTCCGAATCGCGTTCGCTTCTCGAACGTCTTACCGAGATGAACCGCGTCTGGGCCTGTCCGATCTACTTCGTGCTGGGGAATCATGATTATTTTTATGGCTCGATCCGTGAAGTGCGTGCCGAAGTCGACGCGCTGGTGGCCAAACACCCGCAACTCGTCTACCTGACGCACAGCGAAGCGATCGAGCTGAATCCACGGACGGCCCTCATCGGGCACGATGGCTGGGCCGACGGCCGTTTGGGCGATTTTGTCCGCTCGCTCGTGTCGATGCTCGACTATTCGTTGATCGCCGAGTTCGCCGGTCTGAACAAAGAGCGTCGCTGGAAACTGATGCAGGCGTTGGCAGACGATGCCGCCGACGAAACTCGCCCCAAACTCGAAGCCGCGCTGCATCGCTACGAGCACATCTACCTGCTCACGCACATCCCCCCTTTTCGCGAGGCGTGCTGGCACGAAGGCCGGATCTCGGGGGACGAGTGGCTGCCCCACTTCACGTCGAAGGCGATGGGCGAGATGCTGCGCATCGTGATGCAGGAGCATCGCGACCGCCGGCTGACCGTGCTCTGCGGACATACGCACGGCGCGGGCGAGGCACAGATTCTCGACAATCTGCGCGTGGTCACCGGGGGGGCAACGTATGGCTTCCCTAGCGTTCAGCAGTTGATCGAGATCTGA
- a CDS encoding membrane dipeptidase — MLIFDAHLDLSMNVLEWNRDLTQTVAAIREREQGRRDKVDRGAGTVALPDMRRGKIGLCVATLIARYVKPSNPLPGWHSQAAAWAQTQGQLAWYRAMEEAGEMVRITDVAGLRRSVAAWQNGATDKTPIGYVLSLEGADSILTPGHLGRAWEQGLRAIGPAHYGPGMYAFGTHSTGGIGQHGRELLAEMDRLGFILDATHLCDESFWEAMKHFEGPVWASHSNCRTLVPHERQFDDDQLRTLIERGAVIGGVLDAWMVVPDWVRGKTLPAEAGVKLAHVVEHIDYICQMAGNANHCGIGSDLDGGFGREQSPADLDTIADLQKIGGLLRERGYSEADVARIMHGNWINFLERAWS; from the coding sequence ATGCTCATCTTCGACGCTCATTTGGATCTCAGCATGAATGTGCTGGAGTGGAACCGCGACCTCACGCAAACGGTCGCGGCGATTCGCGAGCGCGAGCAGGGGCGCCGCGACAAGGTGGACCGTGGCGCTGGCACCGTGGCGCTGCCCGATATGCGTCGTGGCAAGATCGGCCTGTGCGTAGCGACCCTCATCGCGCGCTACGTGAAGCCGTCGAATCCGTTACCGGGCTGGCATTCGCAGGCCGCGGCCTGGGCGCAAACGCAGGGGCAGCTTGCCTGGTATCGCGCCATGGAAGAAGCGGGCGAAATGGTGCGGATCACCGACGTCGCCGGCCTGCGACGCAGCGTCGCCGCCTGGCAGAACGGCGCCACCGACAAGACGCCGATCGGTTACGTGCTGAGCCTCGAAGGGGCCGACTCGATTCTCACCCCCGGCCATCTGGGGCGCGCCTGGGAACAGGGACTGCGTGCCATCGGACCGGCGCACTACGGGCCGGGCATGTACGCCTTCGGCACGCATTCCACGGGGGGCATCGGCCAGCATGGCCGCGAACTACTCGCCGAGATGGACCGGCTCGGCTTCATTCTCGACGCGACGCACCTGTGCGACGAAAGCTTCTGGGAGGCGATGAAGCACTTCGAAGGACCCGTCTGGGCCAGCCACTCGAATTGCCGCACGCTGGTGCCGCACGAACGGCAATTCGACGACGATCAATTGCGAACGTTGATCGAACGTGGCGCCGTGATTGGCGGCGTGCTCGACGCCTGGATGGTGGTGCCTGATTGGGTTCGCGGCAAGACGTTGCCCGCAGAGGCCGGCGTCAAGCTGGCCCACGTCGTCGAGCACATCGACTATATCTGCCAGATGGCGGGCAATGCGAATCACTGCGGCATCGGCAGCGATCTGGACGGCGGTTTCGGCCGCGAGCAGTCGCCCGCCGATCTGGACACGATCGCCGATCTGCAAAAGATCGGCGGGCTGCTCCGCGAGCGCGGTTACTCCGAGGCGGACGTGGCCCGCATCATGCACGGCAACTGGATCAACTTCCTCGAGCGTGCCTGGAGCTAG